Genomic DNA from Lolium rigidum isolate FL_2022 unplaced genomic scaffold, APGP_CSIRO_Lrig_0.1 contig_37737_1, whole genome shotgun sequence:
ACTCAAGTACTTTGTCTCATGGTAGACATGCAACTCGATTAAGAACaaccttcttcttctttgttcttTTGCAGGATTTAATACGTGAGGCGGATCCTGATATTATAATCGGGTACAATATCTGCAAATTTGATCTTCCTTATCTTATTGAGGTATAAGAACTTCTGTAAAGCTTATACATTCTTAATCTTTGGCCAACCTGGCGATTtctgtatcttagtataatatggTTTCACACATTTGCAGAGAGCTGAAGTTCTTAAGATAGTGGAGTTTCCGCTGCTTGGTCGAATCAGAAATAGTCGTGTCCGTGTCCGTGATACTACTTTCAACTCAAGGTTACTTTTTAGTGTTAGTCGTTGTGCATTTTATATTTGTTCTTTCTGGTCCATCTAGTTCGCCCATAGTGGGTTATAGCCAACTAAGTGTTCAAAATCTATAGCGGTAGTCCATTTATGGTCAAATAGCTAAGCAATAATCCGAGTTTTGTTTGGTTCTTTCCAACATGTTGCTGCTTCTTTTATGTGTTTTCCTTGTGTGCTTACATATGCAGCGTATGCTTATTTGATTCTGGTGAATGGTGATGGATAATTTCTGTTGCAGATTTAGTATTTTATGGTCTGATTTAGCTGAAAGTATGCTAACCATGCTCATTCAATGCaaacaaggacatatcgttcatagTTCAGAAGTTTAGTGCCCTATAACTAGTTTTAGCAGTGTCATTTCCAGATATGTTATCCACATTTTTTCTGACGGCATAGTTTCATGGTTCATGCATAGCAGAACGCGGCTTCTGTCGCGAGGAGTAGAAACTTGATTTGTTGCTTAATGCCATTCTCTGCAATGAAGGATAATTAGGGAAATGCCATTTTAGTGTAGACTTTACAACACTTTCAATTGTTTACCCTACCTTAATCATCGCATGCTAATGCTACAAGATTTCATGACCCTGCAAGGTGCAATGACACGATTTTGCTATGTAAAACATAGCAATTAGCAAATGATGATTGAATACCTGTACAGTATTCTCATGAAAAACAAAGCTGATGATGCATTCTTGTCCAGGCAATATGGTACGCGTGAAAGTAAAGATGTAACTTTGGAGGGAAGGGTACAATTCGACCTCCTGCAGGTTGTCATCTACTGTTTTACATATTAACTAGAcccatactccctctgttctataAAATAAGGTGTATATTTTTAGTCAAAAGTTAACGTCTTACAAGTTTGACTAATTATATGGAAAAAATTAAATATCTACGACACCAAATCGATATCAATAGATCGACCATCGAATGTACTTTCATAGTCTACTTAGTAAATATTTGAAATATTTTTACTTTTTTCTAAATAATTGGTCGAACTTAcatgatgttgacttttgaccAAAAATATACACCTTGTTTTATGGAACAGCGGTAGTAGTTattattattttcaatttttgacCACATAACAGTACCTCATTATTCTTTTTATCTGTACTTTCTGCATGTGCACAGGCTATGCAAAGGGACTACAAGCTGAGTTCTTATTCATTGAACTCTGTATCTGCACATTTTCTTGGAGAACAAGTAAGTCCAATCATTTTAAGTGGCTGTAGTTTTTGTCAGCACACCCCAAAATATTTACTCATAGCCATACCATTATCATTTAAATGTGTGCTGTGGTTTTGGCCAAGGCCATGCAAGGGGTTACGACACTAGCGCCATCTGCCCATTATTAGTCAGAAAGCATTCGGATTAGAATGTAAAGATTATCTTGTTATGGGAAGAGTTATGTTCTTAGGAATGGAGATTTatttaattagggattagggaaatGGAGATACAGTTTATTGAAAAACGACGATCCTAGTCTTGTGGACAAGCCAACTCACCCATATAAAGGTGTATCGGGTAATTCTCTAAAGCAAGAAAAATAATCAAAAGTACTCTACAGCCTCAGAGCTTCTCTTCCTTGTCGGCAACGAGCCCTGCTAGTTCTGAGGATCAGTGCCCTATCTCCGATCTTTGAACCCTTACGCTACCAAATTATGCTGCAATGGATCAAGGTTTGGAACACCTTTTGAATTGGAAATACTAAAAAAACTGAAAGTGCACTTGCTCTGTAGTTGTGATTGTGTGGTACTGGTCTTTTGGAAAATCGTCTCTTTGCTGCAAAGTGCTTACCTGATGCATGGCTTTCTTTTAAATCTTTTTTATGAACGAGTCATTTTAGTACTGTATCGCTAGTAATATTTGCATTTTATACTTTTATTTATTGTTCTGATAAAAACATTATGAGCAGAAAGAGGACGTTCACCATTCAATTATATCTGATCTTCAAAATGGGAACTCAGAGACACGAAGGCGTCTGGCAGTTTATTGCTTGAAGGTCAGCTTAATGTCCTCAATTATctgctactccctctgttccataattcttgtcgtggttttagttcaaaggaGGGAGTATTGAACTGCTGAACTGTTAACTGAAGTATGCTGTttagttgtttttttttttttgaaaagggaaacatagccccggcctctgcatcaaagcgATCCACACATCCTTATTCAGTGCAAAGTTATAGATTAGTTCTGGGCATTTTATTATCTCTCTCTCAAGATGTCCTTGTAGCTCCCCAGATGGGCTAGTACCAGTTCACCCAAAGGAATAATTATATATTGTTCTTGCACTTAACATCATAAAATATGTACATTGTGGTCTGTTCAGGCTTTTGGCATCATCATGAGTTTGGGATTGTAATTCTGATTCACCGAAAGCATTTTTCTTAATGTATGTAGCAGCTTGGAAGGCAATATTACTATCGTCTTAAGAGTTCCTAGTCCAGACTAAAACAAGATAATTTATGATTTTGGACAATAAAATACATGAATGCATTCTATTTATAATATTCTAtttcacctaggaagttaccttttATTCTTTGCCTGATCACATTATGAGGTATACTTAATTTTTCCCAAGAAAATTATGTTATTCCACAATAATGAGCAACATTTAATGATTTGAAGAACGAGTGTGGCACGGGAAAATATTTGCTTTCTAACTCTGGTAAGTAGGTCTGCCGGAAGCTTAGTTTTATAAGCTAGGATGGTACTTTTGCTTAGTGTCCTGTAAAATGTTTATATTTGAGTTGATTACTATCCTTTTCTCGGAACCTGATCCTCACATACTTTAATCTTTCCCATTAACATACACACAGGATGCTTATCTTCCGCAGCGACTGTTAGATAAATTGATGTACATCTACAACTATGTAGAGATGGCGAGGGTCACAGGAGTCCCTATTTCATTTCTGCTGTCAAGGGGACAAAGCATTAAGGTGAAAACAACAGCAAATCCTGCCAATCAAAATATTTCACCCTAGCATTCTAACAAGAATTTGAATTGGTCTTTAGGTCCTCTCGCAGTTGCTCAGGAAAGCAAAACAGAGAAACCTTGTTATACCAAACATGAAAGGCCAAGGTTCTGGACAAGATACCTTTGAAGGTGCAACTGTAAGTTTTCCTACATGATCTGCATTTTCCTACCTCATTGTTTCTTTTCTGTCTTGCGGCAGCAGCTATTTACTGCACATTAAGACCCTTTACATAGCTTGCCTTGAAGTGACAGTACATATGTTTGTTTTGTATGCTAAGGAAAATTTCCAGGCTGACAACTATGCTATTACTACTAATGCAAaagttattttcgtgcaccaattaTAGATGGGAACATTCAGTTCTAAATTGGTCATGCAACGGGCAATAGTTCCATTACGGTTTTATTGTCAAATGTCATTGTTTTTCGTAATTTATATTTCCCTTCAATTTTAGGTTTTGGAGGCAAGGGCTGGATATTATGAGAAACCCATTGCAACTTTGGACTTTGCTTCTCTGTATCCATCCATCATGATGGCCCATAACCTATGCTACTGCACTTTGGTAAACACATTTTTCCCCCAATTTTTATGCTAATATCTGGGAAAACAATTTTATCTGAAAATTGGATTAACGACTATTTAAATGGTCTTTAAGGTGCCCCCTGAAGATGTCCGTAAACTCAACTTGCCTCCAGAAAGCCTCTACAAAACCCCATCTGGTGAAATATTTGTGAAACAAGAATTGCAAAAGGTAATTGTTTCCTGGCATACTTTAAATTCTTGCAATAACTTAGTCAAAGATTGATGTCTGTGTGCGTCGATTGATGCCGAGGTTACCAGCTTcattttctatatatatatatattttcgtTGCTTCTTAGCTTGGTTAAAGGTTTTCGTGACACAAGTAGCGTGTCCTAACCAGTACTGTCCAATGTCAGGGTATACTTCCTGAAATCCTTGAAGAACTGTTGGCTGCTCGAAAAAGAGCAAAAGCAGATTTGAAGGTATGTTCTCCCATGTTATTACCCTGAAAAGATTGTAGTCAAGATCCTTTTTGTAATGCTAGAGATTCGTGCAATGCATGTCTTTGATCCTATGTGAAATTACCAATAACTTACAGGAAGCAAAGGACCCATTTGAACGCGCAGTTCTTGATGGTCGTCAGCTTGCCCTAAAGGTACCCCGTATCCTCTTCCTACCATTCTCAGTGCCCTCAAAGAGTCTTACATTAGATGTGCAGTACTTGAATCTTGACATTGTTTAATGGTTCTATTTCAGATAAGTGCAAACTCAGTTTATGGTTTTACTGGAGCTACTGTTGGTCAATTACCCTGTTTAGAGATTTCTTCTAGTGTGACAAGCTACGGTGAGGATGAATTTTGCATTTAAAATGATCCATATTTCATTGTATAGTAGCCTAACAAATTCAGATACATCTTGAATTACGAAACACTGAAGCTATTTTGTTCCACAGGTAGACAGATGATTGAGCATACAAAGAAGCTTGTTGAAGATAAATTCACAACACTTAATGGCTATGAGCATAATGCAGAGGTGAACTATTAGTTCCCGTACCTTCTGCTTATATAAACTTGAAATATTCATGTTAACTAATCTACTCAACATTACCAGGTTCAAGCCTTTCTACCTATTTAACATGTGATACCTCAGATATTAATTCATTAGAGCTTCTATATCGGATTCGAACTGATGAGTTATGTCTGCACACTCACTTGCTTAGCACTTAAGTCTTTGCCACTTGATGTCTTACTGACTTGTGGACTGGGCCATCTCAGTGAGACATGGAGTGGCAAATCCTTCCCACAAATGGAGTGTCAAAGCTGCACAACATTAGTTTCGGCTAGATGTCAGCAGAACATAGTGCCAAAATTATTTTGTGACATCCCTGCAAAGCTGGCAGTTTTGTAAAACTTCACGTGTCAGTGACATGTGGGATCTGGACCCACATGCCATTCTCACAGCTGGTTGCAGTTACATGGTTCTGATTTTTCCAAATTTATATGCGGCATGCTGAGGACCTTCTTCAAGTGATATCTTGCTCCAATACATTCGATCACTGCAGTGTATATATCAGCATAATAATCACTTCCCGATACGCATACAGGACCCTTTGTTATGCTTTGATCTATATGCTTGGTGCGTTTATTTGTTAGACTTTGATACTTATCATTCATTTCTGATGGTTTGCGCAAATTCATTTGGACATTACAGGTGATTTATGGAGATACTGATTCTGTGATGGTACAGTTTGGTGTTTCTACTGTTGAGGACGCAATGAAATTGGGAAGAGAAGCTGCAGACTTTATCAGTGAAACATTTATTAAGGTGACTAGACAATTATTTCTGAATATTGTTGTTGACCTATAACCATAGCATTGTTTTGTGGGAGAATGTTGGGAAATGAATCAAATGATCCTGCAGTGTAATTCAATATTGTTATATTTCAAGAAAATGCAATCTTGCACCTCCATGCAATGACCATGACCAGCAACTGTCAGATAAACTTGGAATAGACGCCACCAAACAAACCCCGACTTAGATGCCATCCATAGAAGCAAACAGGATGGAACCCCCCCACCACAGGAGAGAACCCAACTGCGAAAAAAAAGCAGAATAGGGATGCTCCTGCCTCCTGCTCCGGTAAAGATAGATGACGTCTTCAACCGCTGGCCTTGCACAACTGCTGGTGCCGATGCCTTGGCACCTCTAGACACCACTTGTGCTCACTGCACCACTACACATAGCCACATTCCTTGCCCATTGCAACATGCACTAGATACCTTCAGTCAATACCCGTTGAGTGACCTCATCCAACCAAGATGACATGGCATGACATCCTCCGTACTCTGCTCATGTGCATCCACTACAGCTATATTGACAAGAAATGGGTGCACGTAGGATCTACCTGAGAGCGAAGGTGTGTGCCACTGGCCTATGTGCCAACCTAGGGTTAGTCCTCCAAGAACAAGGCCTCCAGTGAGGAAGTGATGTTGTCTGCTGTCGTCCAATCCGGAATCTCGGTTTTCACCTGGAACTATACCACGAGGGATGAAGGTGAATCTGCGTGCTCCTCGATGACACCACCAAGGAGGAAATGCCTTTGGCACCAACAAAGATCATGAAGGGCTTCCGCCTGGAGAGCTGAGCACTGAGTACCATGACCACAACTCATTAACGGCAAGCCCACAAAAAGACACAAGATCCTATCCTAGCACCGCCTGCAACCGTGTCATCATGATAACCTGACGGTCGCCCCACCAAGAGAGGCCACCACAGGCTGCACATCAGGACCAGCTCAGAACAGCCATGGCGCCGCCTTTAAAAGGAGCTTGGCCATGTCTCAGCACCAGCCGACCCAGATTTGCTTCAAGGATGCCCAGATCTGCGGTATGATGCCGGCGCACAGGGAAGGCGAAAGCTAGCCACACAAAGCCAGGTGCTGCTAGGCAAGGGGTCAAGGCACGTGTCATGGAATACCCCTGGCACGTTGCTGACTACCTCATCAATGTACCAACCGATGCCTGCCTACTACCGGAGGCTGGGCCACCCATGCACAGCTAGCCAAGCTAGCCACCTTGCCAGGCACACCTCCAACATTGACTACCAGCACCCTTCTCCCACCAGCTGCCGAACAAACTAGTGCAGCCAGCCAGGCCAGCAAGGGCAGGGATGAGCAGGGGCTAGAGCCCCCAGGGATCAGTCACCCCAAGAATGAGCAGTGGGTGCTAGTCCAAATATTAAATGCAACAAAGTGAAATTTACAAACTGCCAGCTGTCCATTTTAAAATAAATGGTATGACTTTCTGACATGATGGACAATGACAAGATCATGTCTTGTAGTCCAGATGCTCCTTGCTGTTAGTATAATGATCTCCATATAAAGCGGTTCCCAAGTCTGAAACTTAAGCTCCAAGATCTTGGACAGAATGAAGGACAAATAGTCCAGTGCCCCGATTTGGACACAGGAAGAACCAGCAGACATTAGCAAAGGGATACTAGTAAAAACTAAAGAAATTGGTTGTCTGGCCTCGCTAAGTCTTTCACGTATGTTGTGATTGTTTCGTCTTGTCACCTTAACTTATTCTCTGTATGAGGTTTGACTATTTTATTCGTGGTAGGAGCAATCTTTGATCTGTATCTCACAATATCAGATCAGATTCAGGAACTACTGTGCATAAATACGTTGTCAGTGTAGCATGTTTGTTCCTGCAATAAAGTCTAGCTGAATTCAAATCCTTATCTTCCTGCTCTTAGTTTATAACAGAATTATCCAATTTAATTATTAATTAATAGCTTGAAGTTTAATATATTTGTTGATTTTGACATCTGTCTTGCAGCCCATCAAGCTAGAGTTTGAGAAAATATATTTCCCATATCTACTGATCAGCAAGAAGAGATATGCTGGTTTGTACTGGACGAATCCTGAGAAATTTGACAAAATGGATACAAAAGGTATTTTGTGTAGTACTTTTCTGATGGGTGATCCTACTTTTGTGCTTTAACATGCATTCTTCTACCTTTGCTTACAGGTATTGAAACAGTAAGAAGGGACAACTGTTTATTGGTAAAGAACCTGGTAACTGAGTGCCTTCATAAATTACTAGTGGACCGAGACATTCCTGGTGCAGTTCAATATGTCAAGAACACCATATCCGATCTATTAATGAACCGTGTGGACTTGTCACTTCTAGTTATAACGAAGGTGAATTAGTGTGCCTATTAATATCATAAAGCTTGGCATCCTCATCTGGTTACTCATAATGACTCTGATCTGCAGGGTTTGACTAAAACAGGAGAGGACTATGCTGTAAAAGCTGCCCATGTGGAGCTTGCTGAGAGGATGCGGAAGGTACCAACTGATATTCTTTGCTGAATGGTGCTTATATTTCTCCATTCCTTGTTGAGATTGGGGGCACATGACTGACATTGCTGAAATTAATTTTGTTTCTGTTGAACAGAGGGATGCTGCTACTGCACCAACTGTTGGTGACCGAGTTCCTTATGTTATAATAAAAGCAGCCAAAGGGGCAAAGGTTAACTTATGTGTATTTCTCGTGGCAGAGTTGTTTATCTTCATACTGTAGTATTGTTTTGATACATTTGTGTTTCTGCATACAGGCATATGAGAAGTCAGAAGACCCAATTTATGTACTGGATAATAACATACCAATAGATCCCCATTACTACCTTGAGAATCAAATTAGCAAAGTTTGTCCACAACACTTTCCTTGATATTCAAAGCTTCTCTTTCCGCATTTCTAATGGATTACAAAATGTTTGTTGTCAGCCACTGTTGAGAATATTTGAACCAATTCTGAAGAATGCCAGCAGAGAGCTGCTTCATGGAAGTCATACCAGAGCTGTTTCAATCTCAACTCCTTCAAATAGCGGGATAATGAAATTTGCAAAGAAACAATTGACTTGTCTTGGATGCAAAGCAGTTATAAGGTGATTCTCCTAATAAGTTACAAAAACCGTGCACTCTATTCTTCTGTTGGAGTTGTGCGCATTTGCTTTCCAATATTTAATATTGCAGTGCAGATGTACTGTAAAACAGGAGCTTTCTTTCTAATATCCTCATTCCAGCAGTAAAACCGGTTTTCTACTACCTTTTTTTAAGACACAGTTTCTTAACTGACTTATTCTCACCCTGCAGTGGTCCCAATCAAACACTTTGCTCACATTGCAAGGGAAGAGAAGCAGAGTTATACTGCAAAACCGTAGCAAATGGTATGATCTAAATCATCTGAAATGTTTCTCGGTGTGTTGAAAAGGTACCGTCCCCAAGCGTTGGATGACTGACTAGTTTATTTTTAACATCCACAGTTTCTGATCTGGAGATGCTCTTTGGGAAGCTATGGACACAGTGCCAGGAGTGTCAAGGCTCCCTGCACCAGGACGTTCTCTGCACCAGGTTTGCAAATGTTCCTTCCTTCCGCAGTTGCTTATCAACATATTCCAATCTTTGTACTTTAATGACAAGCTTAAAACTCCTGCCGGCGCTATCATTGCAGTCGGGACTGCCCCATTTTCTATCGGCGAAGGAAAGCGCAGAAGGACATGGCTGAAGCTAGAGTGCAGCTTGATCGTTGGGACTTCTGAGTCCTTAATGCTCGGATAACTTGCATGTTTTTGCTCTGCCAACTCATTCGTATGTACCAGAAAGGTGTTACTGGAGTGGCATGCTGCTTCCAGATCACGTGATTGCATCATGATGCATGATGGGCCAGGGCTACGGAGATCACAGGTTGCCCTGAGTTGGAATGTGGGCTTTCAAGTAGGCTTGGACGCTTGGCTGTACCAGAAAAAGCAGGCTTGTTGTATGGTTCGTCTCGCATGTCTAGTTGGTAGGAACTTTGTATCTCCCGGCATTAACAACCCTGACAGTTTGATTGCTGCGTAGTTGAGTAGTTCGGCTGATCTACTGATGTGTAAAAGATCTGTGGGTATGTTTTTCTGTGTTGTCTTGATCCAATTAGTTTGGCAATAGATGAAAAAACTGATCATTGTACACTTCATTTCGTTTGTAATAGCTTCacatgtttcaaataaccttgctgcaTTTCCAGTTGTTTTGTGGACTTGGAAAATGTCTGGAGTACTGATCCTACAAACTGCTCAGTGGGGCCAAGTCTTTTTCCTTGTTCCTCGCTGTGGGCCGGGCAGCTTCTTTTGCTCTACTATTGGCGGATGATCTGTTTCCTAGCTAGCCTGATTCCATGTACCTATACTAGTTTGCAAGTCTGCAGTTGTTGAATATTTTGAGCCTAAGGTAGTACCATGATGTGAGTCTTATTATTCTGCTCAATCACTGATGCACTACATGTCTTTCATCCCTCAGTTGGTGCATGCATACACTCGTTCATATCCAACGCTTAAATACACATGTATAGCCTAGGAGGTTGCAGAGTTATGGGAGCAAATGAAGTTTTGGGATCATGCCTGATAAAGCTATGGCACGGAGGAAGTATAGCAGTGAGCATGTCGTGTGTATGTTGAAAGTAGCATGGAGCATTCCATGTGTTGTTTCAGTAATTCATGACAATTACGATGTCCTATACGTATCCATCGAATTTGACCAACTTAACATATTATTGTTCATAGGCAACGTCTGAACCATATAGAAACTTTAGGTTTGATAGGTTGCTAATAGTAGATTCTAATGTAGTTAGATCAGTTGATATTAGTATAGATCAAGATCGATGACATAGGTGAGATGTCATGTGCATCTAGTAAACTGAGATCAGCAATATTAAGAAAAAAGAAATAACATGCATTGAAGAAGATGGAGTTTGTCATACAAATTGCGATCATGGATACGTAAAGATATGCCGAAGAAGATGCTCTCTCATAGTGGATTATGTGAGAGCGATTTGCAAGACTTTATCAAGCAAAACACAATCAAGAAAAGAGTTTCATCTATTTTGAAGCGGTCAAGATCTTTATAATTTAGCTCAAGTGAAAAGCGCAAGGTCAAGGTTTATTCTTGATAGTCTCTTTCTTACCGGTTTTGTGGCATAGTTGTGAGAGTGTTTTATAGGATAGTTGGGCGCACTATCAAGAAGGTTCTCGAAcgagtaacttgatcgtatcgttcggagagagctcaaaccgttGCATGCTTTGCATCATCTCTCttggttcttggttcttatccatgtgatgttttagagcttgtgttcattctcatgacaagatcTAGCTCATCGAAAACGAATCTCTTACGAaaaacttgttgcgttttcgagtttggagttTTCCATGGTTCTTCGGGTTAAGAGGTTCCACCTCTAAATTCATGGAAACTCTTCCCCACCTATTCTCTAGTATTTCCATTTTTTGTGAGGTAGctcttgtcttcctctttccaagaaaattggtttcacctaaatcagaGTTCGCTATCTCAAGATATTATGGTATGTGCTGTTTTTGTGCCTAGACCGAATGTCTCGGGTGTCAGGCCGGAATCTCCTACCCTAGCACTTCCAGACGTGCATGCATCAGGATGTGGTCTACGTTGATGTTAGGCTAGAGGTAGGCTGAAGATTAGGTTGGAGTCTCTAGACCAGGCCAGAATCTCCGATCCACCAGACCGGAGGAATCCAGCCTCACGATGCGCCTGACAGTGCTCCATGTAGATGCAAGGCCGGAACCTGGATGGAATCTTCGGTCCGGGGTCCGTAATCTTCGACCTATCTTCTTTCACCTTGCATCCGGATGCCGAGTCACGGAAGTTGGCCGATGACTCGGCCGAAACCCTCGGGTAAGGCAGTAATCTCCGTTCCAGCTATGCAAAATCTCCAGCCTTCCGGTCCGGAATATCTGGGTAAGTTATTCTGCAACGGTCAGATTTTGGGAAGGCCTATAAAAGACCCCCTTCTTTCCCATGGGCTGTAGCTCTTCTGATTTCTTCCACCTCCATTGTTGACCCGGAAGAGCTTGCAATatctcttgattcctcccatgattcttaaattatttttaagggaaaagagagaggagatctagatctactaataCACTATCAAAATCTTCTCTTAGTGAGGGGAACTTGGTCTAGATGTTGAGAGTTTTTTTGTGGATttcttccttgttcttcttccCTTATTCCTTCGTAagtttttgtagctttgttaAAATTCAGgagtgaaggatttgagcacttctgttcttgccattgcataagGTGAATCGGTTTAATTTTTGTACGAAGATTCGGTAAAATGAGATTTCATGGGTGATTTCTCTCGGGTGCTTGTACCCTGAGCTTGTACTTctagggt
This window encodes:
- the LOC124681253 gene encoding DNA polymerase delta catalytic subunit-like; this encodes MSSAGKRRAAPAAAPSAAAAKRAHPTPPGASKPPPPAPAAAAEEEDMMDEDVFLDETILEEDEAALLLLDRDEALASRLSRWKRPALPADLVSGCSRSVAFQQLDIDYVIGESHKELLPKSSGPAAIIRIFGVTREGHSVCCQVHGFEPYFYISCPSGMGPDDISRFKQILEVRMKESNRSSNVPKFVKSVELVQKQTIMHYQPQKSQSFLKIVVTLPTMVASCRGILERGITMEGLGSKSFLTYESNILFALRFMIDCNIVGGNWLEVPAGKYRKAARIMSYCQLELDCLYSDLVSHAAEGEYSKMAPFRILSFDIECAGRKGHFPEPTHDPVIQIANLLTLQGEAQPFVRNVMTLKSCSPIVGVDVMSFDTERDILLAWRDLIREADPDIIIGYNICKFDLPYLIERAEVLKIVEFPLLGRIRNSRVRVRDTTFNSRQYGTRESKDVTLEGRVQFDLLQAMQRDYKLSSYSLNSVSAHFLGEQKEDVHHSIISDLQNGNSETRRRLAVYCLKDAYLPQRLLDKLMYIYNYVEMARVTGVPISFLLSRGQSIKVLSQLLRKAKQRNLVIPNMKGQGSGQDTFEGATVLEARAGYYEKPIATLDFASLYPSIMMAHNLCYCTLVPPEDVRKLNLPPESLYKTPSGEIFVKQELQKGILPEILEELLAARKRAKADLKEAKDPFERAVLDGRQLALKISANSVYGFTGATVGQLPCLEISSSVTSYGRQMIEHTKKLVEDKFTTLNGYEHNAEVIYGDTDSVMVQFGVSTVEDAMKLGREAADFISETFIKPIKLEFEKIYFPYLLISKKRYAGLYWTNPEKFDKMDTKGIETVRRDNCLLVKNLVTECLHKLLVDRDIPGAVQYVKNTISDLLMNRVDLSLLVITKGLTKTGEDYAVKAAHVELAERMRKRDAATAPTVGDRVPYVIIKAAKGAKAYEKSEDPIYVLDNNIPIDPHYYLENQISKPLLRIFEPILKNASRELLHGSHTRAVSISTPSNSGIMKFAKKQLTCLGCKAVISGPNQTLCSHCKGREAELYCKTVANVSDLEMLFGKLWTQCQECQGSLHQDVLCTSRDCPIFYRRRKAQKDMAEARVQLDRWDF